Proteins from a genomic interval of Cottoperca gobio chromosome 8, fCotGob3.1, whole genome shotgun sequence:
- the LOC115012224 gene encoding LOW QUALITY PROTEIN: nucleobindin-2-like (The sequence of the model RefSeq protein was modified relative to this genomic sequence to represent the inferred CDS: deleted 1 base in 1 codon), translating into MLKTYVRRMNLKPGWLLLLSISAGVWSVPIDRNVENQEAKEEVAEENADTGLYYDRYLREVIEVLETDPHFREKLQTANTEDIKNGRLSKELDLVSHHVRTRLDELKRQEVSRLRMLLKAKLDSTNTQSLQMDHASLLKQFEHLDPHNQNTFEAKDLELLISTATKDLENYDAERHEEFKRYEMLKEHERREYLKGLDQEKREREEKRMQELKDKHHQHPKVNAPGSVAQLREVWEETDGLDPKEFNPKTFFKLHDTNEDGVLDEQELEALFTKELEKVYDAKNEEDDMMEMEEERLRMREHVMKNVDANQDRLVSLEEFLKSTEKKEFSNPREWETLETNPLYTEEELQRFEVELRDKEEELKRKAENLRQQQELLKERGKALEAQRREYQQAVLEMSQRQKDQQAADGQPPAGANGELQFQPEAQKVEDKELKVPVELQGEAPNNLPAEPPQNLPIHT; encoded by the exons ATGTTAAAAACATACGTGCG GAGGATGAACTTAAAACCTGGCTGGCTGCTGCTTCTATCCATCTCTGCTGGGGTCTGGTCAGTGCCTATTGATCGCAATGTAGAGAACCAGGAAGCTAAAGAGGAAGTGGCGGAGGAGAACGCG GACACTGGCCTTTACTACGACAGGTATCTCAGAGAGGTGATTGAGGTTTTGGAGACAGACCCTCACTTCAGAGAGAAACTGCAAACAGCGAACACGGAGGACATTAAG AATGGTCGTCTCAGTAAAGAGCTGGACCTGGTGAGTCACCATGTGAGGACTCGTCTGGATGAGCTGAAGCGCCAGGAGGTTTCTCGCCTCAGGATGCTGCTCAAGGCCAAACTGGACAGCACCAATACACAGA GCCTGCAGATGGACCACGCCTCCCTGCTGAAGCAGTTTGAACATCTGGATCCTCACAATCAAAACACCTTCGAGGCCAAAGACCTCGAGCTGCTAATCTCGACG GCCACCAAGGACCTGGAGAACTACGACGCCGAGAGACACGAGGAGTTC AAACGCTACGAGATGCTGAAGGAGCACGAGAGGCGGGAGTACCTGAAGGGCCTGGACcaggaaaagagggagagagaggagaagagaatgCAGGAGCTAAAGGACAAACACCACCAGCACCCTAAAGTCAATGCGCCg GGTAGTGTTGCTCAGCTGCGGGAAGTTTGGGAGGAGACGGACGGACTGGACCCTAAAGAGTTCAaccccaaaacattttttaaactgcatG ATACAAATGAAGACGGTGTTTTAGATGAGCAGGAATTGGAGGCTCTCTTCACTAAAGAG ctggagaAGGTCTACGACGCAAAGAATGAGGAAGATGATATGATggagatggaggaagaaagGCTGAGGATGAGGGAGCATGTCATGAAGAAT GTGGACGCAAATCAAGATCGCCTCGTCAGCCTGGAGGAGTTCCTCAAATCCACCGAGAAGAAGGAGTTCAGTAATCCCAGAGAGTGGGAG ACGTTGGAAACCAACCCTCTgtacacagaagaagagctccAGCGATTTGAGGTTGAACTCAGGGACAaagaggaggagctgaagaggaaagcaGAGAATCTGCGTCAGCAGCAGGAGCTGCTGAAGGAGCGAGGCAAAGCCCTGGAAGCCCAGAGGAGAGAGTACCAGCAG GCAGTATTAGAGATGTCCCAGAGACAGAAGGATCAGCAGGCAGCAGACGGGCAGCCTCCTGCGGGTGCTAATGGAGAGCTACAGTTTCAACCAGAGGCACAAAAAGTGGAAGATAAAG agtTAAAAGTCCCAGTTGAACTCCAAGGCGAGGCCCCGAATAATCTGCctgcagagcctccacagaACCTGCCTATACACACTTAA
- the LOC115012676 gene encoding G1/S-specific cyclin-D1-like: MDRGMSVSLWCEEVEDNQSQDQSQTEAQAQGGHNLGSSQLRAAWDPTVSGHRVIQRLLHVEERYMPSMLYITLIQREPERREELAKWALEVCCECGCDEAVFPLSVSLMDRFLSASLSLPVSPYCLAAGCILIASKLSECDNVTADTLCAAAEYSFQPSNLREMERVILATLRWDTAAVTPQDFLPHFLASVEDRKDGDSGDSEEGLLLSTLRRHSDTLAAMCACDSRFLGAPPSLVAAASLNCALRGLGNKGPAQLAVMSYVLAELCQADLAVLQCYSDMIEYALRQRLRSALQQGPMEKDEEVENERPGTTY; this comes from the exons ATGGACAGAGgcatgtctgtgtctctgtggtgtgAGGAGGTAGAGGACAACCAGAGTCAGGACCAGAGCCAGACTGAGGCACAAGCCCAGGGCGGCCACAACCTGGGCTCGTCTCAGCTGCGAGCCGCCTGGGACCCCACTGTGTCGGGGCATCGTGTGATCCAGAGGCTGCTTCATGTGGAGGAGAGGTACATGCCCTCCATGCTCTACATCACCCTCATCCAGCGGGAGCCAGAGCGCAGAGAGGAGCTCGCCAAATGGGCCCTGGAG GTGTGCTGTGAGTGTGGCTGTGATGAGGCAGTGttccccctgtctgtctctctgatgGATAGGTTCCTGTCTGCCTctttgtctctgcctgtctcaccATACTGCCTGGCTGCTGGCTGCATCCTCATCGCCTCCAAACTCTCAGAGTGTGACAACGTCACCGCTGATActctctgtgctgcagctgaatACAGCTTTCAGCCTTCAAACCTGCGA GAGATGGAGCGTGTCATCCTCGCCACCCTCCGATGGGACACAGCAGCAGTGACTCCGCAGGACTTTCTCCCACATTTCCTTGCCTCTGTGGAGGACAGGAAAGATGGAGACAGCGGTGACTCTGAGGAGGGGCTGCTGCTCTCCACCCTGCGGCGGCACAGCGACACGCTAGCCgccatgtgtgcgtgtgactcCCGCTTTCTGGGAGCACCGCCGTCACTTGTTGCTGCGGCATCACTGAACTGTGCTCTGCGGGGTCTGGGCAACAAGGGTCCCGCTCAACTGGCTGTAATGAGTTACGTCCTGGCGGAGCTCTGCCAGGCTGACCTG GCAGTGCTGCAGTGCTACAGTGACATGATCGAATATGCCCTCCGACAGCGACTAAGGAGCGCGCTACAGCAGGGACCCatggagaaagatgaagagGTGGAGAACGAAAGACCCGGGACAACCTACTGA